The Geoglobus acetivorans genome window below encodes:
- a CDS encoding flagellin, whose product MKGRFVKDIKGFTGLEAAITLIAFITVAAVFSYVLLGAGFFSTQKGQEVVHTGVQQVSSSMEIVGSVIGYGNTTSNELKGTVFTIQLTAGGQPIDLSKTVITIVNPKDGQSVELKYNASTTSSQAAATGTQYGVYWVTTVNTGGADSYLEEFEKAEIYIDLEAAGFTLNPNEVFLIEIKPPMGATYPLELKVPPSIDPTMVLLQ is encoded by the coding sequence ATGAAGGGTAGGTTTGTTAAGGACATAAAGGGTTTTACGGGTCTTGAGGCTGCAATAACCCTGATAGCGTTCATCACAGTTGCAGCAGTGTTCAGCTACGTACTGCTTGGAGCCGGTTTCTTCTCGACCCAGAAGGGTCAGGAGGTTGTCCACACAGGTGTTCAGCAGGTATCTTCAAGTATGGAAATCGTTGGATCTGTCATAGGATATGGCAACACTACAAGTAATGAGCTTAAAGGAACTGTGTTCACAATCCAGCTTACCGCTGGTGGTCAGCCAATTGACCTGAGCAAGACAGTCATAACGATTGTCAACCCGAAGGACGGCCAGAGTGTGGAACTCAAGTATAACGCCAGCACAACATCCTCCCAGGCTGCAGCTACAGGAACACAGTACGGAGTTTACTGGGTTACAACTGTGAACACTGGTGGAGCAGACAGCTACCTTGAAGAATTTGAGAAGGCCGAAATATACATCGACCTTGAAGCTGCTGGATTCACTCTCAACCCCAACGAAGTGTTCCTGATTGAAATCAAACCACCAATGGGTGCAACGTATCCGCTCGAGCTTAAAGTACCGCCATCCATCGATCCGACAATGGTCCTGCTGCAGTGA
- a CDS encoding archaellin/type IV pilin N-terminal domain-containing protein encodes MSWKKLRKNEKGFTGLEAAIVLIAFVTVAAVFSYVMLGAGFYTTQKGKQSVDTGVKQASSSMELDGQYVYLVANTTGSSGDVKEIYYYITLSAGATPIDLNNTVVALRYQDYYLQLPYNATTKYWTYQGIVDVDGGTPDNLLEKNEKYKITINITALQSAGMVTNLPATNDYVTIEMKPPIGAPLIVNKQIPPSLTSLTWV; translated from the coding sequence GTGAGTTGGAAAAAGTTAAGGAAAAACGAAAAGGGATTTACAGGGCTCGAAGCAGCAATTGTTTTAATAGCTTTTGTTACAGTGGCTGCAGTGTTCAGCTACGTTATGCTTGGAGCCGGTTTCTATACGACCCAGAAAGGAAAGCAGAGCGTTGACACGGGAGTTAAGCAAGCATCTTCAAGCATGGAGCTTGACGGCCAGTACGTTTACCTTGTGGCAAATACAACAGGCAGCAGTGGTGATGTCAAGGAGATATACTACTATATTACACTATCTGCTGGAGCAACCCCGATCGACCTTAACAACACTGTTGTTGCACTCAGGTATCAGGACTACTACCTTCAGCTGCCATACAATGCGACCACCAAATACTGGACATATCAGGGCATAGTTGATGTGGACGGAGGTACGCCAGACAACCTGCTTGAGAAGAATGAGAAATACAAGATAACGATAAACATTACAGCTTTGCAGAGTGCTGGTATGGTGACCAACCTGCCTGCAACAAACGACTACGTTACCATCGAAATGAAGCCACCAATCGGTGCACCGCTCATAGTCAACAAGCAGATTCCGCCAAGCCTGACGAGTCTTACATGGGTGTGA
- the albA gene encoding DNA-binding protein Alba produces the protein MAEEAVVFVGSKPVMNYVLATLTQLNEGASKVVIKARGKAISRAVDVAEIVKNRFMPNVKVSDIRIDTEELESEQGRIVNVSTIEIELVKE, from the coding sequence ATGGCAGAGGAAGCAGTAGTGTTTGTGGGTTCAAAGCCGGTAATGAACTACGTTCTCGCAACCCTTACGCAACTCAATGAGGGCGCAAGCAAGGTTGTGATAAAGGCAAGAGGAAAGGCAATCAGCAGGGCTGTCGATGTTGCAGAGATTGTCAAGAACAGATTCATGCCCAATGTGAAGGTTAGCGACATCAGAATTGACACTGAGGAGCTTGAGAGCGAACAGGGAAGGATCGTCAACGTTTCAACTATCGAAATTGAGCTTGTTAAAGAGTAA
- a CDS encoding long-chain-fatty-acid--CoA ligase — MNEAYNYQLLIKHILESGVNYAPKQEIVYRDKVRYTYTEFYERVHRLASALEELGVKKGTKVAVLDWDSHRYLECYFAIPMMGAVLHTVNVRLSPEDILYTMQHADDEVVLVFKDFVPLMEKLRDKLPNVKNYVIMTDDTVPENTLTDIEYEEMLKNASSDYDFPDFDENTMATLSYTTGTTGRPKGVWFTHRKLVLHTLSGSVALAAYRSPLRLVLEREVYMPLTPMFHVHAWGVPYMMFLLGHKHVYPGRYEPEMIVKLVLSEGVTITHCVPTILQMIVDNIPEGLKFNGWKILIGGAKLPEGLAIKAREKGIITMSAYGMSETCPALTGAFLKPHLLDLPEEEKTKISVKTGIPFPLVYIRVVDEDMTDVPADGKTMGEVVTRAPWLTDTYLKDEEKTKELWRGGWLHTGDIAVVDDEGYITIVDRLKDVVKSGGEWISTLTLENILSLHPKVKEAAVIGIPDEKWGERPLAIVVPAEGVSEEEIKQYLMEYVEKGTITKWAVPDRVVFMNELPKTSVGKIDKKVLRKQFSEGVQ, encoded by the coding sequence ATGAATGAGGCCTATAACTACCAGCTTTTGATAAAGCATATTCTGGAGAGCGGTGTGAATTACGCGCCGAAGCAGGAGATAGTTTACAGGGATAAGGTGCGATACACCTACACTGAATTTTACGAGAGGGTTCACAGACTTGCCAGCGCACTTGAGGAGCTTGGAGTTAAAAAAGGCACTAAGGTGGCGGTTCTTGACTGGGACAGCCATCGATATCTCGAATGCTACTTCGCGATTCCAATGATGGGTGCGGTTCTTCACACGGTAAACGTGAGGCTGAGTCCTGAAGACATCCTCTACACGATGCAGCACGCAGATGATGAGGTCGTTCTCGTTTTCAAAGACTTCGTCCCCCTGATGGAGAAGCTCAGGGACAAGCTGCCGAACGTGAAGAACTACGTGATAATGACCGATGATACTGTGCCTGAAAACACCCTTACCGACATTGAGTATGAAGAAATGCTGAAAAATGCAAGCAGCGATTACGATTTCCCCGATTTTGATGAGAACACCATGGCCACTCTCAGCTACACAACCGGCACAACAGGGAGGCCAAAGGGGGTGTGGTTCACACACAGGAAGCTCGTTCTGCACACCCTTTCTGGAAGTGTGGCACTCGCTGCCTACAGATCCCCCCTGAGGCTTGTGCTGGAAAGAGAAGTATACATGCCCCTCACGCCAATGTTCCATGTGCACGCCTGGGGAGTCCCTTACATGATGTTCCTCCTCGGACACAAGCATGTGTATCCGGGAAGGTATGAGCCGGAAATGATTGTAAAGCTCGTCCTCTCAGAGGGTGTTACAATCACGCACTGCGTTCCGACCATACTCCAGATGATTGTCGACAACATCCCCGAAGGATTGAAGTTCAACGGTTGGAAGATTCTGATTGGCGGTGCGAAGCTCCCCGAGGGCCTTGCGATAAAGGCGAGGGAGAAGGGCATCATAACCATGTCAGCCTATGGCATGTCTGAAACCTGTCCTGCCTTAACCGGAGCGTTTCTGAAGCCCCACCTTCTTGACCTGCCTGAAGAGGAGAAAACGAAGATTTCCGTGAAAACCGGAATACCTTTCCCGCTTGTGTACATCAGGGTTGTTGATGAGGACATGACTGATGTGCCTGCCGACGGAAAAACGATGGGTGAGGTTGTCACCAGGGCGCCGTGGCTTACAGACACCTATCTCAAAGACGAGGAGAAAACGAAAGAACTGTGGAGGGGCGGCTGGCTACATACTGGAGACATAGCGGTGGTGGATGATGAAGGATACATAACAATCGTTGACAGACTTAAAGATGTGGTCAAGAGCGGTGGTGAGTGGATCTCCACCCTGACACTTGAGAACATTCTCAGCCTGCACCCGAAGGTTAAGGAGGCGGCGGTGATCGGCATTCCGGATGAAAAATGGGGCGAAAGGCCGCTTGCAATTGTCGTCCCCGCCGAAGGCGTAAGCGAGGAGGAGATCAAGCAATACCTAATGGAGTATGTCGAGAAGGGGACGATCACGAAGTGGGCAGTTCCTGACAGAGTTGTGTTCATGAACGAACTGCCAAAAACGAGTGTTGGCAAAATAGACAAGAAGGTCCTCAGAAAACAGTTTTCAGAAGGGGTGCAGTGA
- a CDS encoding Clp1/GlmU family protein: MRVEGNTTILLFGPGEFRSTSSASIFGGKFREARVERGKVLPVYFPEDTEVKITGDFVAVNGSTIPESWKKFSDKDYGRIFLFGESDSGKSSFAAYVMNTMGIETAIDADVGQNDIAHPGAMGMGVKKSDIYTLQHLEVSEVAFVGVISPSGFESRCLRAFTHLVKKVRGRAVVDTTGWVRGWRAREYKLSKIETFEPDVVACFGEPPYYLDGYEVITLESFVVRKRDRDLRASIRGRRYEHWLNDLEEVEVCVDDVMTRNTSMLQGCRLEDDLLSSFGDVVYAEKGFDFLNIYSENFDAGREAISMLREFYGVAEVNIIKPSDLSGLFLGLFRGNRYLSPGILKGIDFEERKIKILGRKDIDTVEFGSFRLDEDLKEILVRVP; encoded by the coding sequence ATGAGAGTTGAGGGCAACACCACCATTCTTTTATTTGGACCGGGAGAATTCAGGAGCACTTCCTCTGCCAGCATCTTCGGTGGAAAATTCAGGGAAGCCAGAGTAGAGCGCGGGAAGGTCCTTCCAGTATACTTTCCGGAGGACACTGAAGTAAAAATTACCGGAGACTTTGTTGCAGTCAATGGCAGCACGATACCGGAAAGCTGGAAAAAATTTTCAGATAAAGATTACGGCAGAATCTTCCTCTTCGGAGAATCAGACTCGGGAAAAAGTAGCTTCGCAGCATACGTGATGAACACAATGGGCATTGAAACTGCAATAGATGCCGATGTTGGACAGAACGACATTGCACATCCCGGTGCAATGGGAATGGGCGTTAAAAAATCGGACATCTACACTCTTCAGCACCTTGAGGTTTCCGAGGTAGCCTTTGTGGGTGTGATTTCACCTTCCGGTTTTGAATCGAGGTGTCTGAGGGCGTTCACACACCTTGTCAAAAAGGTTAGAGGTAGGGCCGTTGTCGATACCACCGGGTGGGTCAGGGGGTGGAGGGCAAGAGAGTACAAGCTGTCCAAAATAGAGACGTTCGAACCCGATGTCGTTGCCTGCTTTGGCGAACCACCGTACTATTTAGATGGTTACGAAGTTATTACACTCGAAAGTTTTGTTGTCAGGAAGAGGGACAGAGATCTGAGAGCATCAATCAGAGGGAGAAGGTATGAACACTGGCTAAACGATCTTGAAGAGGTCGAAGTTTGCGTGGATGATGTGATGACCAGAAACACATCCATGCTTCAGGGGTGCAGACTGGAGGACGATCTCCTGAGTTCGTTTGGGGATGTTGTATATGCCGAGAAGGGTTTCGATTTTCTAAACATTTACTCCGAAAACTTCGATGCTGGCAGGGAGGCCATATCGATGCTGAGGGAGTTCTACGGTGTTGCAGAGGTAAACATTATAAAGCCGTCTGACCTCAGTGGCCTGTTCCTGGGACTTTTCAGAGGAAATAGATATCTTTCCCCTGGAATTCTAAAGGGCATCGACTTCGAAGAGAGGAAAATTAAAATCCTTGGGCGTAAGGATATAGACACTGTTGAGTTTGGAAGCTTCAGGCTCGATGAAGACCTGAAGGAGATACTGGTGAGGGTACCATGA
- a CDS encoding secondary thiamine-phosphate synthase enzyme YjbQ codes for MIIDITTQKREEIIDITDDVRKAVQLENGFVVVYTPHTTTAVIVNEAERGLLDDFIKKLSELVPYMAGYSHDRIDSNADAHIKAGILGNSITVPVVRGELLLGTWQRILFVELDGPRERRVYVMTYEAKKG; via the coding sequence ATGATAATAGATATCACCACTCAGAAAAGGGAGGAAATCATCGACATAACGGATGATGTGAGAAAAGCTGTTCAGCTTGAAAATGGGTTTGTTGTCGTCTATACTCCCCACACAACCACTGCAGTCATCGTGAACGAGGCTGAAAGAGGTCTGCTTGACGATTTTATAAAAAAGCTCTCCGAGCTTGTGCCTTACATGGCAGGATACTCCCATGACCGGATAGACAGCAACGCAGATGCGCATATCAAGGCAGGTATTCTCGGAAACTCCATAACAGTTCCGGTCGTGCGTGGTGAGCTTTTGCTCGGTACCTGGCAGAGAATACTTTTTGTTGAGTTAGACGGGCCGAGAGAAAGGAGAGTCTATGTGATGACCTATGAAGCCAAGAAGGGTTGA
- a CDS encoding SAM-dependent methyltransferase, translated as MKPRRVEDRQDHYYWRAKKEGYRSRAAYKLKQMNAKFGLIKPGYWVLDLGASPGGWSQVAAELGASVIAIDLSPMKDIEGVTFIQGDMTSEETWEKIREIRDRFDVVISDASPKITGHWDIDHYRSVELVEAAFSIARRFLKPGGNFVVKMFQGEETPKLYAEFKKHFRFKKLHSPPASRKRSSEIYFIGKGFGGKFKPKKDE; from the coding sequence ATGAAGCCAAGAAGGGTTGAAGACCGCCAGGACCACTATTACTGGAGAGCCAAAAAGGAGGGCTACAGGAGCAGGGCAGCGTACAAGCTCAAGCAGATGAATGCGAAATTTGGATTGATAAAACCCGGTTACTGGGTTCTCGACCTTGGGGCGTCTCCGGGAGGCTGGAGCCAGGTTGCCGCTGAACTTGGAGCCAGTGTGATAGCCATTGACCTGAGTCCAATGAAAGACATTGAGGGGGTTACATTCATCCAGGGCGACATGACATCCGAAGAAACGTGGGAAAAAATTAGAGAAATCAGGGACAGATTTGACGTTGTTATCAGCGACGCATCACCCAAGATCACGGGACACTGGGACATAGACCATTACAGATCTGTTGAGCTTGTTGAGGCTGCATTCAGCATCGCCAGGAGGTTTCTCAAGCCGGGTGGAAATTTTGTCGTCAAAATGTTTCAGGGCGAGGAGACTCCGAAGCTCTATGCAGAGTTTAAAAAACACTTCAGATTCAAAAAACTTCACTCCCCTCCAGCATCGAGAAAGAGAAGTTCGGAAATATATTTCATAGGCAAGGGGTTCGGAGGGAAGTTCAAACCGAAAAAAGATGAATGA
- a CDS encoding DUF429 domain-containing protein yields MRIAGVDVGLRNSVSAVIEGKKAAVFGDYRELLGMSIYAVGIDAPLSFPEKGSFRECERELLKMGIRLFPSGADFFRKVGERGIEIAREFRRRGIEVYEVYPYATRMILDIAPGANKRSKNGLDAIKNRLHDFLTFDTDIADHNQADALISALTVKLYLEGRGRFVEGIDGAILIPEIKK; encoded by the coding sequence ATGAGGATTGCCGGTGTTGATGTTGGTCTGAGAAACTCCGTATCGGCAGTCATTGAGGGTAAGAAAGCAGCGGTCTTTGGAGATTACAGAGAACTGCTCGGTATGAGCATATATGCTGTGGGTATAGATGCGCCGCTCTCGTTTCCAGAAAAAGGAAGCTTCAGAGAGTGTGAGCGGGAACTTCTGAAAATGGGCATACGCCTTTTTCCCTCAGGTGCAGATTTTTTCAGGAAGGTTGGCGAAAGAGGAATTGAAATTGCGCGAGAGTTCAGAAGGAGAGGCATTGAGGTTTACGAGGTTTACCCATACGCAACACGCATGATCCTCGATATCGCACCGGGGGCAAACAAAAGATCTAAGAACGGGCTGGATGCGATAAAAAATCGTCTGCATGACTTTCTGACATTCGATACAGATATTGCAGACCACAATCAGGCTGATGCGTTAATCTCTGCGCTGACCGTGAAACTGTATCTGGAGGGCAGGGGAAGGTTTGTGGAAGGTATTGATGGAGCAATCCTCATTCCAGAAATTAAAAAATAA
- a CDS encoding M48 family metalloprotease — protein sequence MFLIFDPVYLILATVGYMIMFFMAAFIAPKLAGRLAGRFSLYTSMLLVAVLILAVSGSVIYYVLVYSGIYIGFYGLIAFIVLANLAMYLLSPYIINAMYGAKPSPELQALVDEIAMRLGDRRKYRAMIVKSPPNAFAYGNFLTGKFVAVSDALVSMLEKEELMAVVGHEIGHHRHRDSAVMLLFGLLPSVIFYLGYALVHTGLRDDRNRGSALIGIAAVVASFIVQILVLAFSRLREYYADTEGVRVAGKLPMQASLAKIHAFYHRVPRALDEIRDSSFKALFIYAFTNAVASPYVSMRDIEMLKKTKVSPVEEFLSTHPPISKRLTFIDSLPY from the coding sequence ATGTTCCTGATATTTGATCCGGTGTACCTGATACTGGCGACCGTGGGCTACATGATAATGTTCTTCATGGCAGCATTCATAGCCCCGAAACTCGCAGGAAGACTTGCTGGAAGGTTCTCGCTTTACACGTCCATGCTGCTGGTGGCAGTGCTCATTCTTGCAGTGAGTGGTTCCGTCATATACTACGTTCTCGTATACTCCGGCATTTATATCGGATTTTACGGGCTGATAGCATTCATAGTGCTGGCAAATCTCGCAATGTATCTTCTCTCCCCGTACATAATTAACGCAATGTACGGGGCAAAACCCAGTCCAGAGCTTCAGGCACTTGTCGATGAGATAGCAATGAGGCTGGGGGATAGGAGAAAGTACAGGGCCATGATCGTCAAATCACCCCCCAACGCATTTGCCTACGGAAACTTCCTCACCGGGAAATTCGTGGCTGTGTCTGATGCACTTGTCAGCATGCTCGAAAAAGAGGAACTCATGGCAGTGGTGGGACATGAAATAGGACACCACAGACACAGGGATTCGGCAGTGATGCTCCTCTTCGGACTTCTTCCCTCCGTGATCTTTTACCTCGGCTACGCTCTCGTGCATACGGGACTGAGGGATGACAGGAACAGGGGTTCAGCGCTTATAGGCATTGCTGCAGTCGTTGCAAGCTTCATCGTTCAGATCCTCGTTCTGGCATTCAGCAGGCTGAGGGAGTACTACGCCGACACGGAAGGAGTCAGGGTTGCTGGAAAACTGCCCATGCAGGCGTCTCTTGCAAAGATACATGCCTTCTACCACAGAGTCCCGAGAGCACTTGATGAAATTCGTGACAGCAGTTTCAAGGCCCTGTTCATCTATGCATTCACGAATGCGGTTGCAAGCCCATACGTGTCAATGAGAGACATTGAGATGCTGAAGAAAACCAAAGTCTCACCCGTTGAGGAGTTCCTCTCAACGCACCCGCCCATATCTAAGAGATTGACGTTTATTGACTCTCTTCCATACTGA
- a CDS encoding flavin reductase, with translation MNPEALYRISYGLYIVSSHKNGVPNGQIANTVFQVTSEPVMVAVCLNNRNLTNEYVRESGVFSVSVLDRNTPLKFIGKFGFNTGRNSNKFEDIDFFWGKTGAPIVRDHSIAYIEAEVRDMMEVKTHTLFFGEVVEAEILKEGEPLTYAEYHYKMKGKTPETATVYLERLKM, from the coding sequence ATGAATCCTGAAGCATTATATAGAATCAGCTATGGACTCTATATCGTTTCAAGCCATAAAAACGGTGTGCCAAACGGTCAGATAGCCAATACAGTATTTCAGGTAACTTCCGAACCCGTGATGGTTGCAGTATGCCTGAATAACAGGAACCTCACAAACGAATATGTCAGGGAATCAGGGGTATTCTCTGTATCAGTTCTTGACAGAAACACGCCTCTGAAATTCATAGGGAAGTTCGGGTTCAATACAGGACGAAATTCAAACAAATTCGAGGATATCGACTTCTTCTGGGGTAAAACCGGAGCCCCCATTGTGAGGGATCACAGCATAGCATACATTGAGGCGGAGGTCAGAGACATGATGGAGGTCAAAACACACACCCTGTTTTTCGGTGAAGTCGTTGAGGCTGAAATCCTAAAAGAGGGCGAGCCGCTCACGTATGCGGAGTACCACTACAAAATGAAGGGGAAGACACCCGAAACAGCCACAGTATATCTGGAACGCCTCAAGATGTGA
- a CDS encoding radical SAM protein, with translation MNECIICGKPRPSQTIPVCPKCAKSHGEVAGSIHERLEIIGGGDCELCSNRCRIEDSGLCNIRFVRNGRIVSRSTSIKAVLHAYQDPLPTNCCNSWFCRGSGMRGYNLAIFYYGCNFDCLYCQNWQHRFVDDAPVISIDKLLEKVMKKEIRCICHFGGSPEPQMSFALKFSELAIEKRGNIAICWEWNGSGNTNLCIRAGELSSKSGGTVKFDIKAWNESLHKILTGRGNRQTLKNLERMFERYPDVVSATTLLVPYYVDSEEVERIAEFISGLSPNIPYSLLVFHPDYRLNDLPITPKNQVLECYRAARRHLKNVNVGNMHLIDRV, from the coding sequence ATGAACGAGTGCATAATCTGCGGGAAACCCCGGCCTTCTCAAACAATCCCTGTCTGTCCCAAATGTGCGAAAAGCCATGGTGAGGTTGCTGGATCGATCCATGAAAGACTGGAAATTATCGGTGGCGGGGATTGCGAACTTTGCTCCAACCGATGCAGAATTGAGGATTCAGGCCTGTGCAACATTCGCTTTGTAAGGAATGGCAGGATAGTTTCGAGATCCACATCAATCAAAGCGGTGCTTCACGCCTATCAAGACCCACTACCCACGAACTGCTGCAACTCCTGGTTTTGCAGGGGGAGCGGGATGCGAGGTTACAACCTTGCCATCTTTTACTATGGCTGCAACTTCGACTGTCTCTATTGCCAGAACTGGCAGCACAGGTTTGTTGATGACGCTCCGGTGATATCCATTGACAAACTGCTCGAAAAGGTCATGAAAAAAGAAATAAGGTGCATCTGTCATTTCGGAGGTTCGCCTGAACCGCAGATGTCTTTTGCCCTCAAATTCAGCGAACTCGCCATAGAAAAGAGAGGCAACATCGCAATCTGCTGGGAGTGGAACGGCTCGGGAAACACAAACCTCTGCATAAGGGCGGGAGAACTCAGCAGTAAGAGCGGTGGAACGGTAAAATTCGATATTAAAGCCTGGAATGAGTCACTCCACAAGATACTAACGGGCAGGGGGAACAGACAGACTCTCAAAAACTTAGAAAGGATGTTTGAACGATATCCAGACGTCGTATCTGCAACAACATTGCTCGTGCCATATTATGTTGATTCAGAGGAGGTGGAAAGGATTGCGGAGTTCATATCGGGTCTCAGCCCGAACATACCCTACTCCCTGCTCGTGTTTCATCCGGATTACAGGCTGAATGACCTTCCCATAACTCCGAAAAATCAGGTTTTGGAATGTTACAGGGCTGCAAGGAGACATTTGAAGAACGTGAACGTTGGGAATATGCACCTGATCGACAGAGTTTGA
- the ribC gene encoding riboflavin synthase: MKIGIVDTTFSRIDMGRIAIDELKNYAGVKYVRRTVPGIKDIPVEAKKLIEEENCDIVVTLGWVGRAEKDALSYIALSVGKIIAELMTNKHIIDVTIHEDEAEDEKTLLRVAENRVREHVRNAIDLVRNPERLTKHAGTGQRQGYEDIGPILK, translated from the coding sequence ATGAAGATAGGTATTGTGGATACAACGTTTTCCAGAATAGACATGGGCAGAATAGCAATCGACGAGCTGAAAAATTACGCTGGTGTAAAATACGTACGCAGAACGGTTCCCGGGATAAAGGACATTCCGGTCGAGGCGAAAAAGCTGATCGAAGAGGAGAACTGCGACATAGTCGTAACTCTCGGCTGGGTTGGTAGGGCTGAAAAAGATGCTCTGAGCTACATTGCTCTCTCTGTGGGGAAAATTATTGCTGAGCTGATGACGAACAAACACATAATCGATGTTACAATCCACGAGGATGAGGCGGAGGACGAGAAAACTCTGTTGAGGGTGGCTGAAAACAGAGTCAGGGAACATGTGAGGAATGCTATCGACCTTGTGAGGAATCCAGAAAGGCTCACGAAGCATGCAGGGACAGGTCAGAGGCAGGGTTACGAAGATATTGGACCTATTCTGAAGTAA
- a CDS encoding aminotransferase class V-fold PLP-dependent enzyme, which yields MVKDDLLMIPGPVKLHERIIKAMSSQMISHRSRDFEEVFEYCKNAIKPLFGTSGDIAIISGSGTAGMEAAVASFSKVRKITVVDNGKFGERFAKIGAKYTEVDHLRFEWGNSIDLEKVEESLANGSEAIAFVHNETSTGILNPASEIARIARKYNALVIMDGITSVGGDEVKMDEWEIDVAVVGSQKCIGAPPGLAAVAINERAWEFYSESVPYYLDLKAYVKKAESNQTPYTPAVPLFLAFAEALRIIEEEGIENRVERHRKFARATRVWAESAGLELFPALNEHSSYSNTVTAIKMPDGVADKDLRGTLREEYGITISGGQEHLKGKIFRIGHMGNVTKRDLVATLSAIEDILSRKNVVKPALHAAMEELG from the coding sequence ATGGTAAAGGACGATTTGCTGATGATTCCGGGACCGGTCAAACTCCACGAAAGGATTATAAAGGCAATGTCCAGCCAGATGATTAGCCACAGAAGCCGGGATTTTGAGGAGGTTTTTGAATACTGCAAAAATGCAATAAAACCTCTTTTTGGAACTTCAGGCGATATTGCGATCATCAGCGGTAGCGGAACCGCCGGAATGGAGGCTGCTGTCGCATCGTTCTCGAAGGTGAGGAAAATCACCGTTGTGGATAATGGAAAGTTTGGAGAGAGATTTGCAAAGATCGGTGCAAAATACACGGAAGTTGATCACCTGAGGTTTGAGTGGGGAAATAGCATTGACCTCGAAAAGGTTGAAGAGAGCCTCGCAAACGGAAGTGAGGCCATAGCCTTTGTTCACAACGAGACCTCAACAGGTATACTCAATCCAGCGAGTGAGATAGCAAGAATAGCCAGAAAGTACAATGCTCTTGTTATCATGGATGGAATTACAAGCGTTGGTGGGGATGAGGTTAAAATGGATGAGTGGGAAATTGACGTTGCAGTGGTGGGGTCACAGAAATGCATAGGCGCACCACCTGGTCTTGCGGCAGTGGCAATAAATGAGAGGGCGTGGGAGTTCTACAGCGAATCCGTGCCATACTATCTCGACCTCAAGGCTTATGTCAAAAAGGCTGAGAGCAACCAGACACCGTACACTCCAGCCGTGCCTCTGTTCCTTGCCTTTGCTGAGGCTCTCAGAATAATTGAGGAGGAAGGGATTGAAAACAGAGTAGAAAGACACAGAAAATTTGCAAGGGCAACAAGAGTCTGGGCTGAAAGTGCTGGGCTCGAGCTTTTCCCTGCTCTGAACGAACACTCCAGCTACTCAAACACCGTGACAGCAATAAAAATGCCAGACGGTGTTGCGGACAAGGATCTGAGAGGGACTCTGAGAGAAGAGTATGGGATAACGATCTCTGGCGGACAGGAGCATCTGAAGGGCAAGATATTCAGAATCGGTCACATGGGTAATGTTACGAAAAGGGATCTGGTTGCCACGCTTTCAGCAATAGAAGACATACTTTCGAGAAAGAACGTGGTAAAGCCAGCATTGCATGCAGCAATGGAGGAACTGGGATGA